The Salinirubellus salinus genome segment TTCGGCGACGCGCTCGCGGCGTTCGGCCGCCTCAACGGCGCGTGGTACGCCGACGTGCAGGGCGGGGTCTACCGCCCGCCGGCCGGCCGGCTCGTCGAGACGCTCGCGGACTCGCCCGCCGTCGTCGGCGCCGGCCAGTCCTCGTGGGGGCCCGCGGTCTGGGCGCTCACCGACGCCGAGCGGGTCGACGCGGCCCGCGGCGCCGCCGCGGACGCCCTCGCCGACCTCGACGCCCCGGGCCGCGTCCTCGTCACCCGGCCCACGAACGAGGGGGCACACGTCGACGAAGCGACTGGATCGGGGACCGCTCAGCGCGACTTGTAGTCCCGCTGTTCGACGTCGACCGTCTCGTAGCCGGCCGCCTCCCACGCCGTGAACCCCCCGTCGAGGTGCGCGACGTCTCCGTAGCCCATCTCCTGCAGTCGTTTCGCCGCCAGCGCCGAGCGGCCCCCTTCGTTGCAGTAGAGCACGTAGCGGCGCTCGGGGTGGAAGTACTCCTTGTAGTAGACAGTGTCCGGGTCGGCCCAGAACTCCAGCATCCCGCGGGGCGCGTGGTGCACGTCCGGGATGGACCCCTCGATCCACACCTCGCGGATGTCGCGGACGTCGAGGACGACGAACGCCTCGTCGTCGCCCCGTTCGTCCAGCTCGGCCCGGAGGTCCTCGACCGTGAGGACCTCGACGTGTTCCTCGGCTCGCTCGGCCATCGTCCACGCCCGCACGTCCGGTTCCAGTTCGAAGTCGGCCATGGCGCCTCTGGTCCCCCCCGGCACAAGAAGCTTCGCCGCGAGAGTGAAGTACGGCGCCGCGGTACTGGAGACGATGACGGACCACGACGGCGTCGAGGCACGCTCGGTCGGCGGCCACCCCGTCAACGGTGTCGCCGTCGGCCCCGAGACCCGGTGTGCCCACTGGGCCAGCGACCGTGACGTCGTCGCCATCCGCGCACCGTGCTGTGGGGTCTACTACCCCTGTGTGGCCTGTCACGAGGCGCTCGCTGACCACCCGCTCTCGCCCATCCCCGAGGCCGAGTTCGACGACCCCGGCGTCCTCTGCGGGGTCTGCGGGACGGCCCTCACGGTCCGGGCGTACCTCGACGCGGAGCAAGCCTGTCCGGTCTGCGACGCGGCGTTCAATCCGGGCTGTGCGACCCACTACGACCGCTACTTCGAGGGGTTCTGAGTCGGACCGGTGGCGACACCCGAACTGGGTCGGTACCGTCGAGCGCGTCGACCGATGCCTTATCACCCGAGAGGTCACACCTCCGGACAGATGACGAGACAGGGGGTGGACCTGACGGCCGTCCCGGGCGTCGACGACGCACGGGCGGCCGGACTGCGGGCCGCCGGGTTCGAGACGGTGTACGACGTGGCCGACGCGGACGGGTCGGCACTCGAACGCGCCGACGGCGTCGAGGCGTGGCTGGTCCCCGGTCTCAGACAGGCCGCGAAGGAACGCCGTGGCGACCTCGACACGGTGTTCGTGGCCGTCGCGGCCGAGACGCGGGCGACCCGCGACGAGGTGTTCGACGCCTTCGCCGCGTTCGCCGCCGACCCCGGTCCGTTCGCCACGAAGGTGCAGGCCCTCCACGCCCGCTTCGGCGAGGTCGGCAGTTCCATCTTCGACCTCGAGACGCGTGAGACCACCCTCGACGCGCTCTACCCGTTCTTCCGCGCCGGGTTCGAGCGCGTCGAGGACGTGGCCGACGCCTCGGTGGCGGAGCTGGCCGCGACGACCGACGTCGACCGGGCGACCGCGGGGGCGGTCCGCGAGAGTGCGCTCGCACACCTCGGCCGCGAGGAGCCAGCGCCACCGGCGCCCGAACCGGAGGGAGCAGAAGAAGAGGAGCCGGACACTACGGACCGGGCCGGCCGGGACGAGGCCCTCGCGCTCCTCCGGGCGGGCGTCGGTTCGGACGCCGAGTTCCGGCCGGACCAGTGGGAAGCCATCGACGCGCTGGTCAACGACCGCGCCCGCCTCCTCCTCGTCCAGCGGACCGGGTGGGGCAAGAGCTCGGTCTACTTCATCGCGACGCGACTGCTCCGGGCACGGGAGGCCGGCCCGACGCTCATCGTCAGCCCGCTGCTGGCGTTGATGCGCAACCAGGTCGCCGACGCCGCCGCGGAGTTCGACCTCCGGGCCGAGACCATCAACTCCAACAACGAGGACGAGTGGGAGGCGGTGACCCGATCCGTCGTGGAGGGTACCTGTGACCTGCTGCTCGTCTCCCCCGAACGGCTCGCCAACCGTGAGTTCCAGCGTCAGGTCCTCGGCAGGATGGAGGGGACGTTCGGGATGCTCGTCGTCGACGAGGCCCACTGCATCTCCGACTGGGGCCACGACTTCCGGCCGGACTACCGCCGCATCCGCGACATCATCGCCCGCCTCGACCCCGAGGTGCCGGTCGCCGCCACCACGGCCACCGCGAACGACCGCGTCGTCGACGACATCACCGACCAGCTCCCCGAACTCAGAGTGCTCCGCGGCTCGCTCCTGCGCGAGTCGCTCCAGTTGCAGGCGATGGACCTCGGGAGCCGCGAGCGCCGCCTCGCGTGGCTGGCGGAGAATATCGACGGCGACGGCCACTCCGGCATCGTCTACTGTCTGACCGTGCGCGACGCCGAACTGGTCGCCTCGTGGCTCACGAGACAGGGGCTCGACGTCCGCACCTACCACGGCGGTCTGGACGGCGAGGAGCGCCGCGAACTCGAACGGCTGTTGCTCGAGGACGAGGTCGACGCGCTCGCGGCCACCAGCGCCCTCGGGATGGGGTTCAACAAGCCCGATCTCGGCTTCGTGATCCACTTCCAGCGCCCGCCGAACCTCATCCGCTACTACCAGGAGATCGGTCGGGCGGGGCGGAACCTCGACCGGGCGACCGCCGTCCTCCTCGCCGGCGAGGGCGACGACGACATCGCCGAGTACTTCATCGAGAGCGCGTTCCCGAGCCGAGAGGCCTTCGAGGCCGTCCTCG includes the following:
- a CDS encoding CHY zinc finger protein → MTDHDGVEARSVGGHPVNGVAVGPETRCAHWASDRDVVAIRAPCCGVYYPCVACHEALADHPLSPIPEAEFDDPGVLCGVCGTALTVRAYLDAEQACPVCDAAFNPGCATHYDRYFEGF
- a CDS encoding rhodanese-like domain-containing protein — encoded protein: MADFELEPDVRAWTMAERAEEHVEVLTVEDLRAELDERGDDEAFVVLDVRDIREVWIEGSIPDVHHAPRGMLEFWADPDTVYYKEYFHPERRYVLYCNEGGRSALAAKRLQEMGYGDVAHLDGGFTAWEAAGYETVDVEQRDYKSR
- a CDS encoding RecQ family ATP-dependent DNA helicase, whose translation is MTRQGVDLTAVPGVDDARAAGLRAAGFETVYDVADADGSALERADGVEAWLVPGLRQAAKERRGDLDTVFVAVAAETRATRDEVFDAFAAFAADPGPFATKVQALHARFGEVGSSIFDLETRETTLDALYPFFRAGFERVEDVADASVAELAATTDVDRATAGAVRESALAHLGREEPAPPAPEPEGAEEEEPDTTDRAGRDEALALLRAGVGSDAEFRPDQWEAIDALVNDRARLLLVQRTGWGKSSVYFIATRLLRAREAGPTLIVSPLLALMRNQVADAAAEFDLRAETINSNNEDEWEAVTRSVVEGTCDLLLVSPERLANREFQRQVLGRMEGTFGMLVVDEAHCISDWGHDFRPDYRRIRDIIARLDPEVPVAATTATANDRVVDDITDQLPELRVLRGSLLRESLQLQAMDLGSRERRLAWLAENIDGDGHSGIVYCLTVRDAELVASWLTRQGLDVRTYHGGLDGEERRELERLLLEDEVDALAATSALGMGFNKPDLGFVIHFQRPPNLIRYYQEIGRAGRNLDRATAVLLAGEGDDDIAEYFIESAFPSREAFEAVLEAVEANPDTVHQWNVYQHVEDVRTGTARTCLDILDVEGAISRRENGFVRTEEPWHYDGERYEAITEQRWAELDRIDQFVGTDACLMRFIAAELDGELEADCGRCANCRADDVVPRTVEDESLVEAAVDHFRAEGRSVLSPRKMTYTEAGRRTAIDDDRRLEPGRALSAWDDPAWGDRVQAGVEAGRFDDDLVAAAADLVRGDWNPDPAPEWVAAVPSASTPGLVEGVARRLAARLDRPFVDCVAQVGEKASQRDVSGSTEQCANVRGAFAVDGRVPDGPVLLVDDTVGSRWTLTEVGGLLREAGSGAVYPLALARR